One Desulfobulbus propionicus DSM 2032 DNA segment encodes these proteins:
- a CDS encoding ammonium transporter translates to MKKSTVVSSLILAAIAVVAAAMPVLAETAAPVPEKGDTAWMIVATLLVTLMTIPGLALFYGGLVRSKNMLSVLMQVFTIFSLCVVLWVVYGYSVAFTEGTAFFGGFGKVLLKGVGIDSVAGTFSKGVVIPELIYVFFQATFAAITPALIIGAFAERMKFSAVLAFIVLWFTFAYLPIAHMVWYWAGPDAYTDAEAGARAASTAGFLFQKGAIDFAGGTVVHINAAIAGLIGAYMVGKRVGYGRESMAPHSLTMTMIGACLLWVGWFGFNAGSNLEATGLAALAFGNTMLATAAAALSWTFAEWILKGKPSMLGAASGAVAGLVAVTPACGWVGIGGALVIGLAAGVVCLWGVNGLKRLLGADDALDVFGVHGVGGILGAVLTGIFADPALGGVGIYDYVANKVADYSIGNQVISQFWGIGTTIIWSGVVSIVAYKLVDMTIGLRVTEEEEREGLDTVSHGESAYHY, encoded by the coding sequence ATGAAGAAATCAACAGTTGTCTCTTCTCTGATCTTGGCGGCAATCGCTGTGGTGGCCGCCGCAATGCCCGTCCTTGCCGAAACCGCTGCTCCTGTCCCTGAAAAGGGGGACACTGCGTGGATGATTGTCGCAACACTGTTGGTGACCCTGATGACCATTCCCGGCCTGGCGTTGTTTTATGGCGGGTTGGTTCGAAGCAAAAACATGCTGTCGGTATTGATGCAGGTCTTCACGATTTTCTCTCTGTGTGTGGTGCTTTGGGTGGTCTATGGGTACAGTGTTGCCTTCACGGAAGGGACCGCTTTTTTTGGCGGATTTGGCAAAGTGCTGCTCAAGGGAGTGGGGATTGATTCAGTGGCAGGGACGTTCAGTAAAGGCGTGGTCATTCCGGAGCTGATTTATGTCTTTTTCCAGGCCACCTTCGCGGCCATCACGCCGGCGTTGATCATTGGAGCGTTCGCGGAACGGATGAAATTCTCGGCTGTGCTCGCCTTTATCGTTTTGTGGTTTACCTTTGCCTATCTGCCGATCGCTCATATGGTCTGGTACTGGGCCGGTCCAGATGCATACACCGACGCCGAGGCCGGCGCCAGAGCGGCTTCGACGGCAGGGTTCCTGTTTCAGAAAGGAGCCATTGATTTTGCCGGTGGCACGGTGGTTCATATCAACGCAGCCATTGCCGGTTTGATTGGCGCTTACATGGTCGGCAAGCGCGTCGGCTATGGGAGGGAATCCATGGCACCGCACAGCTTGACCATGACCATGATTGGCGCCTGTCTCCTGTGGGTTGGCTGGTTTGGTTTCAATGCAGGTTCAAATCTCGAGGCCACGGGATTGGCTGCCCTCGCCTTTGGTAATACCATGCTGGCCACTGCCGCGGCTGCGCTTTCCTGGACGTTCGCGGAATGGATACTGAAAGGGAAGCCGTCCATGTTGGGTGCGGCCTCGGGTGCGGTTGCCGGTCTTGTCGCTGTCACTCCTGCTTGTGGCTGGGTTGGCATAGGTGGCGCCTTGGTGATCGGCTTGGCCGCAGGCGTCGTCTGTCTCTGGGGGGTCAATGGTCTCAAGCGCCTTCTGGGCGCGGACGATGCGCTTGATGTTTTCGGTGTCCATGGAGTGGGGGGGATACTTGGCGCTGTGTTGACCGGCATCTTCGCTGATCCGGCTTTGGGTGGTGTCGGTATCTATGATTATGTTGCCAACAAGGTGGCTGACTACTCCATCGGCAATCAGGTGATCAGTCAGTTCTGGGGCATTGGAACGACCATCATCTGGTCCGGTGTGGTATCAATCGTGGCCTATAAACTGGTGGATATGACTATTGGTTTGCGGGTTACCGAGGAGGAAGAGCGGGAAGGGCTGGATACGGTCAGTCATGGTGAGTCGGCGTATCATTATTGA
- a CDS encoding P-II family nitrogen regulator, with protein MKFVSAIIKPFKLNEVRECLTALGVKGVTVTEVKGFGRQKGHTEMYRGAEYVIEFLPKLKVEVAIDDSQLEQVVEGIKQAATTGKIGDGKIFVFDLEHVMRIRTGETGSEAL; from the coding sequence ATGAAATTTGTCAGTGCGATCATAAAACCGTTTAAGTTGAACGAGGTGCGAGAGTGTTTAACGGCTCTCGGCGTGAAAGGGGTTACCGTGACCGAGGTCAAAGGATTCGGGCGGCAAAAAGGACACACCGAGATGTATCGTGGTGCTGAATATGTCATAGAGTTTTTGCCAAAATTAAAAGTTGAAGTGGCGATTGACGACAGTCAGCTCGAACAGGTCGTCGAGGGAATCAAACAGGCGGCGACGACCGGCAAGATCGGCGATGGCAAGATTTTTGTTTTTGACCTTGAACATGTAATGCGAATCAGAACCGGGGAAACCGGTTCCGAAGCACTCTAA
- a CDS encoding NAD(P)H-dependent oxidoreductase subunit E, with protein MCDNHSRHSVDTRQRQAIDRTIHRHDFRPDALIETLHTAQETLGYLDRDTLAYIAEKLKIPPARVFGVATFYNHFRLKPKGNHTLAVCTGTACHVKGNDQILAWLGEQYHLRPGETTPDNHLSLVEVRCVGACALAPVIVSDGELIGKKNFDEAIRLIKEWIGDAT; from the coding sequence ATGTGCGACAATCATTCCCGCCATTCGGTCGACACGCGGCAACGACAAGCCATCGATCGAACCATTCACCGCCATGACTTTCGCCCGGATGCCCTGATCGAGACCTTGCACACCGCCCAGGAAACCCTGGGCTATCTGGATCGGGATACCTTGGCTTACATTGCGGAAAAACTCAAAATTCCTCCAGCCAGGGTCTTTGGTGTGGCCACGTTTTACAATCACTTCAGACTGAAACCCAAAGGAAACCATACGTTGGCCGTGTGCACCGGCACCGCATGCCATGTGAAGGGTAACGATCAAATACTCGCCTGGCTGGGTGAGCAGTACCATCTGCGCCCCGGAGAAACCACTCCCGACAACCATCTCTCCCTTGTGGAAGTCCGATGTGTCGGCGCCTGCGCCCTCGCGCCCGTGATCGTTTCCGACGGCGAACTCATTGGAAAAAAGAACTTTGACGAGGCAATTCGCCTCATTAAGGAGTGGATTGGCGATGCAACGTGA
- a CDS encoding NuoF family protein yields MQREELIRRADAHRRSLNGFTHHFLVCAGLGCPRNEEIIAALRSVIAERGLQEQISVRKVGCMGLCALGPIVLVQPEEIFYQAVTPEDAEDLVASLGKAPLQRLFLPSDLPFFKRQHKNVLALSGRIDPESVDDYLAAGGYLAVVQALTEMRPSDVIRRVQESGLRGRGGAGYPTGLKWATVAKATGEKKYLICNADEGDPGAFMDRSILESTPHAVLEGMIIAAYAVGATSGYIYVRAEYPLAVKRLKLAIREAERLNFLGHAVCGSSLDLDIQLRLGAGAFVCGEETALIQSVEGKRGIPRPRPPYPAEQGLWGRPTLINNVETYANVPPIIAHGPEKLAALGTEQSKGTKVFALTGKIRNSGLIEVPMGMSLREIVFDIGGGIPGGHALKAVQTGGPSGGCIPAEHLDTPVSFESLRALGSIMGSGGMIVIDETTNMVDIVKYFMEFSMDESCGQCTPCRVGTAQIHHLLTLFQQSRATLLDLAKLEALCDLVKNTSLCGLGQSAPNPVLSTLRYFRQEYLDRIVAHPPIQEEEQ; encoded by the coding sequence ATGCAACGTGAGGAACTCATCCGCCGCGCGGATGCCCATCGACGCTCTTTGAATGGATTTACCCACCACTTTCTAGTGTGCGCCGGTCTTGGCTGTCCGCGCAACGAGGAGATCATCGCCGCGCTGCGAAGCGTCATCGCCGAGCGAGGCCTGCAGGAACAGATTTCGGTGCGCAAAGTCGGCTGCATGGGACTGTGTGCCCTGGGCCCCATTGTCTTGGTGCAACCCGAGGAAATTTTCTACCAGGCGGTCACGCCCGAAGATGCCGAGGATCTGGTCGCATCCCTTGGCAAAGCCCCTCTGCAGCGCCTTTTTCTGCCATCGGACCTGCCATTTTTCAAACGGCAGCATAAAAATGTGCTGGCACTCTCCGGCCGGATCGACCCGGAAAGCGTCGACGACTATTTGGCGGCTGGCGGTTATCTGGCCGTTGTTCAAGCGCTCACCGAAATGCGCCCATCCGATGTCATCCGCCGCGTGCAAGAAAGCGGATTGCGTGGCCGAGGCGGGGCAGGCTACCCCACTGGGCTCAAATGGGCGACCGTTGCCAAGGCCACAGGAGAAAAAAAATACCTGATCTGCAATGCGGACGAAGGCGATCCAGGAGCTTTCATGGATCGCTCCATCCTGGAAAGCACCCCCCATGCCGTTTTGGAAGGGATGATCATCGCCGCCTACGCGGTCGGCGCGACCAGTGGCTACATTTATGTGCGAGCCGAATATCCATTGGCGGTGAAACGACTCAAACTGGCCATCCGCGAAGCCGAGCGCCTGAATTTTCTGGGTCATGCCGTTTGCGGCTCTTCCCTGGATCTTGATATTCAGCTCCGCCTTGGAGCAGGCGCCTTTGTCTGCGGCGAAGAAACAGCCCTCATCCAATCGGTGGAAGGCAAGCGAGGCATCCCTCGGCCACGCCCCCCTTACCCTGCGGAACAAGGACTCTGGGGCCGCCCCACCCTGATCAACAATGTGGAAACCTATGCCAATGTGCCGCCAATCATTGCCCATGGCCCGGAAAAGCTTGCCGCCTTGGGCACCGAACAGAGCAAGGGCACCAAAGTCTTTGCCCTTACGGGAAAAATTCGCAACAGCGGCCTGATCGAGGTGCCCATGGGTATGAGCCTGCGGGAGATTGTTTTTGACATCGGTGGAGGCATTCCCGGTGGTCACGCCTTGAAAGCCGTTCAGACCGGGGGACCGTCGGGAGGATGCATTCCGGCCGAACATCTGGACACCCCGGTGAGCTTCGAGAGCTTGCGCGCCCTGGGATCAATCATGGGATCGGGCGGCATGATTGTCATCGACGAAACCACGAACATGGTCGATATTGTCAAATATTTCATGGAGTTCAGCATGGATGAGTCCTGCGGCCAATGCACTCCCTGCCGGGTGGGAACCGCCCAGATCCACCACCTGCTCACCCTGTTTCAGCAATCCAGGGCCACTTTGCTTGACCTTGCAAAGCTGGAAGCGCTGTGCGATTTGGTGAAAAATACCAGCCTTTGCGGTCTCGGCCAATCGGCTCCCAACCCGGTGCTCAGCACCCTGCGGTATTTTCGTCAAGAGTATCTGGACCGGATCGTTGCGCATCCGCCCATTCAGGAGGAGGAACAATGA
- the hoxU gene encoding bidirectional hydrogenase complex protein HoxU: protein MTTQVLTLRIDGREVSGLAAETILHVARENDISIPTLCALEGLSTPGSCRLCMVQINGSDKLHAACVTPIQEGMVVTTQSDKILQYRRAIIELLFSERNHVCAVCVANGHCELQDLAREFGVDHVEMAYRFPALTVDASHSRFVLDHNRCVLCTRCVRVCAEIEGAHTWDIKHRGIHSLIVADLDTSWGASETCTGCGKCVHVCPTGALCEKGTSVAELHKKRPFLPYLLANRTVDRR from the coding sequence ATGACAACACAAGTTCTCACCTTGCGGATCGACGGCCGGGAAGTAAGCGGGCTCGCCGCGGAAACCATCCTCCATGTGGCGCGGGAAAACGACATTTCCATCCCCACCCTTTGTGCATTGGAAGGGTTGTCGACACCCGGATCATGCCGGCTCTGCATGGTGCAAATCAACGGCAGCGACAAACTGCACGCCGCCTGCGTCACCCCCATACAAGAAGGCATGGTGGTGACCACCCAATCGGACAAAATTCTTCAATACCGTCGCGCCATCATCGAGCTGCTCTTTTCGGAGCGCAACCATGTCTGCGCGGTGTGCGTTGCCAACGGTCACTGCGAGTTGCAGGATCTGGCCCGGGAATTTGGGGTCGATCACGTGGAAATGGCCTATCGTTTCCCGGCTCTCACGGTGGATGCCTCGCACAGTCGTTTCGTTCTCGATCACAACCGCTGCGTCCTCTGCACCCGTTGCGTGCGTGTATGCGCGGAGATTGAAGGCGCCCACACCTGGGACATCAAGCATCGGGGCATCCACAGCCTGATTGTTGCGGATCTTGATACCTCTTGGGGGGCCTCCGAAACCTGCACCGGTTGCGGCAAGTGCGTTCATGTCTGCCCAACCGGGGCTCTGTGCGAAAAGGGCACGTCCGTAGCGGAACTGCATAAAAAAAGGCCGTTTCTCCCCTATCTCCTCGCCAACCGCACGGTGGACCGCCGATGA
- a CDS encoding hydrogenase has translation MNTPRIATLWLDGCSGCHMSLLDTDERLLDLAAMLDVVYSPLMDVKTFPEAVDAVCIEGAVSSKEDERKLVVARQRSRFLIAMGDCAVTGNVPAMRNVVGAERILRSVYIDQDPLNPLIPADNLPVLNSKALPLHCFVQVDLFIPGCPPAADTLFAALSAVAAGKVNDLRLATRFGA, from the coding sequence ATGAACACACCACGGATCGCAACCCTTTGGCTCGATGGCTGCTCCGGCTGTCACATGTCCTTGCTGGATACCGATGAACGACTGCTCGATCTGGCCGCCATGCTGGATGTTGTCTACAGTCCGTTGATGGATGTCAAAACCTTTCCCGAAGCCGTCGATGCGGTATGCATCGAAGGAGCGGTGAGTTCCAAGGAGGACGAGCGCAAACTTGTCGTCGCCCGTCAACGCAGCAGGTTTCTGATCGCCATGGGTGACTGTGCCGTCACCGGCAATGTTCCAGCCATGCGCAATGTTGTCGGGGCGGAAAGGATTCTTCGGTCGGTGTACATCGACCAAGACCCCCTCAACCCGCTCATTCCCGCCGACAACCTGCCGGTGCTCAATAGCAAGGCCCTGCCGCTGCATTGTTTTGTCCAGGTGGATCTGTTCATTCCAGGATGCCCTCCCGCCGCCGACACTCTTTTTGCCGCACTCAGCGCCGTGGCTGCGGGAAAGGTGAACGACCTTCGACTCGCAACCCGTTTTGGCGCGTAG
- a CDS encoding Ni/Fe hydrogenase subunit alpha, which yields MKQLITIEPITRIEGHARIQLFLDDAGQVQNARFQVTQFRGFEKFVEGRPFFEMPSLTARTCGICPISHELASAKACDQLLAVAIPETAKQLRRVLNLGQIIQSHALSYFYLSAPDFLLGMDHPPASRNFFGLAAAHPQFARDGIRLRQFGQQVIERLAGRRIHPAWVVPGGVRSPLDERARDELLREIPTVKTLALDHLHRFKQSLEQHEEYIQIFAHFPSLFLGLTDRDGNLEHYDGGMRIIDPTGALVVDHLAPSRYREVIDEAVEPWTFLKFPYYKPQGYPEGMYRVGPLARLNLAARCGTELADQELLQFRSLVDGLHLGSFYAHYARLIEVVYAIEMIEKLLSDRAILDSTVRAVAGVNKCEGIGVTEAPRGTLIHHYRVNDDGLLEWANLIIATGHNNLAMNRGILQAARRYLDGVTPREGLLNRIEAVIRAFDPCLACSTHAVGAMPLIVEVIGPDGSILGQLQRDN from the coding sequence ATGAAACAGCTTATTACCATCGAGCCAATCACTCGCATTGAAGGACACGCCCGAATCCAACTCTTTCTCGATGACGCCGGCCAGGTACAAAATGCTCGTTTCCAAGTGACCCAGTTCCGGGGTTTTGAAAAATTCGTCGAGGGTCGGCCGTTTTTCGAGATGCCGTCGCTCACAGCCAGAACCTGCGGCATCTGCCCCATCAGCCACGAACTGGCTTCGGCCAAGGCTTGCGACCAGCTACTGGCGGTCGCCATTCCGGAAACCGCCAAGCAACTGCGACGGGTGCTCAATCTGGGGCAGATTATCCAATCCCATGCCCTCAGCTATTTTTACCTTTCCGCCCCTGACTTTCTCCTGGGCATGGACCACCCCCCGGCATCCCGCAATTTCTTCGGTCTCGCCGCCGCCCATCCGCAGTTTGCCCGTGACGGGATCAGGTTGCGCCAATTCGGCCAGCAGGTGATCGAACGCCTGGCCGGACGGCGCATTCATCCGGCCTGGGTGGTGCCCGGCGGGGTCCGTTCGCCGCTGGATGAACGAGCGCGAGACGAGCTGCTTCGAGAAATTCCCACGGTCAAGACCCTTGCCCTTGATCATCTGCATCGCTTTAAGCAATCGCTTGAACAACACGAAGAATATATCCAAATTTTCGCCCATTTTCCCAGCCTCTTTCTGGGGCTAACCGACAGAGACGGCAACCTGGAACATTATGACGGAGGGATGCGAATCATCGACCCCACCGGAGCCCTGGTCGTCGATCATCTCGCTCCTTCACGCTATAGAGAAGTGATCGACGAGGCTGTTGAACCGTGGACTTTTCTCAAATTCCCCTACTATAAGCCTCAAGGATATCCCGAGGGGATGTATCGGGTCGGACCGCTTGCCCGTCTCAATCTTGCCGCCCGATGCGGCACCGAACTGGCGGATCAGGAATTACTCCAGTTCCGGAGTCTTGTGGATGGCCTGCACCTTGGTTCCTTTTATGCCCATTACGCTCGGCTGATCGAGGTGGTTTATGCGATCGAGATGATCGAGAAACTGCTGAGTGATCGGGCCATTCTCGACAGCACCGTGCGAGCTGTGGCCGGAGTGAATAAGTGTGAAGGAATAGGCGTGACCGAGGCCCCACGTGGGACGTTGATCCACCACTATAGGGTCAATGACGATGGTCTGCTCGAATGGGCCAACCTGATCATTGCCACGGGTCACAACAATCTTGCCATGAATCGCGGCATTCTCCAGGCGGCTCGGCGTTATCTTGACGGCGTCACCCCACGCGAGGGGTTGCTCAACCGCATAGAAGCGGTAATTCGCGCCTTTGATCCCTGCCTGGCCTGTTCCACCCATGCGGTTGGGGCCATGCCCCTGATTGTCGAGGTGATCGGTCCCGATGGCTCGATCCTGGGTCAACTCCAGCGGGATAATTGA
- a CDS encoding GspH/FimT family pseudopilin, translating to MEELTRSVPRLPFSADAGMVNKTANQHGFTLIEVVVTIGIMAIVSAIAIPNMIGWRAERQLRGAVNNLVGDLQLAKITAIREAEHVAVVCNTGAGSSYRVFIDKNLNWTEDADDRLLRNVTTPPGVVIDSTTFTNNRTRFRPDGIPSFIGTVTFENSSQISPLKVVINRVGRIRIE from the coding sequence GTGGAAGAATTGACCCGTAGCGTCCCCAGGTTGCCGTTTTCAGCGGATGCCGGTATGGTGAACAAAACAGCGAATCAGCATGGCTTTACGTTGATCGAGGTTGTGGTTACGATTGGGATCATGGCGATTGTGAGCGCGATTGCCATTCCCAACATGATTGGTTGGCGGGCGGAACGACAACTGCGGGGAGCCGTCAACAATCTTGTCGGCGACCTGCAGTTGGCCAAGATAACAGCCATCCGGGAAGCGGAGCATGTGGCGGTGGTCTGCAACACCGGAGCGGGTTCCTCCTACCGGGTCTTTATCGATAAAAACTTGAATTGGACCGAGGATGCCGATGATCGGCTGTTGCGCAACGTGACCACGCCACCGGGGGTGGTGATCGACAGTACAACTTTTACCAACAATCGGACCCGATTTAGGCCCGATGGCATACCTTCTTTCATTGGTACTGTAACATTTGAAAACTCATCCCAAATATCACCGTTGAAGGTGGTGATAAATCGTGTGGGGCGAATTCGAATTGAATAG